The sequence below is a genomic window from Acidobacteriota bacterium.
TTCTTTCATCAAATGTCAAATGTTGAGACCTGACCCCTATTAATTGGAGGAAAGATGAGAGGTTTAAAATTTATTAAAATATTTCCAATTGCAATTTTTTTAATTTTTTCCATAGGCATTAATTATGCAAAGGAAAAGAAAAAAGAGGAAACTGTCAAGATTCCAAAAGAAATCTCACAGATTTTCGATGCAAATCTTCCCTCAAAACAGGAAAGGTTCGATATCCCGATAAACTACGCAAAAACCCTTTATTTTCCATCAAGAGAAAATTACTTTGCATACTTTTTCTTTAAAATAAAGAACGGAGATTTGAATTTTCAGCCTGTTGTAATTCAACCGGAAAAAGAAAAAAAGCCAGAAGAACAAGAACAGAAAGAGGATAAACTGGTATGCAACATGAATTTCTTTTTAAGAATTTATTCCATTGATGAAAAGGGAGAGGTTAAAAAGATTTTTAAAGAAATATATCTTCCTTATTTTGAGGAGAAAAAAGTAGAAGAGTACAACCCTGAGGAGGAAAATTTCTATTCTGTTGGAACAATCTTTCAACCGGGAAAATATCTATTAGGCCTTGCTATCACAACAGTTGACCTCAAAAAAGTTGGAATGATTTTTGAAGAATTCTCACTCCCTTCACAAAGTTCGTTAAGAAGAAAAATCACGACCACGCCATTATTCTTTGTTAAATCTTTAAAACGAATTTCTCAAGCAGATACAGAGGTAAAAATTTATAAAAATTTATTCCATTACAGCGTTCTTGAGATTGAACCAAAGTTTGTAAATAAATTTTCTCCATTTGATAACCTTGATATATTTTATTTTATTCTCGGTTCCCAGCCTGATGAGAATGGAAAATTTGATTTCGAGATAAATTATAAAATAAAAAGAGGAGAGGAAGAGGCTGTAAAGTTTTCTCCTCAAAAACTCGATGATGTTCCAGCTCCAATTGTCAGTTTGCCATTACCATTGTCCTCATCTGAAAAACCTCTTGAACCTTCTGATTATATCCTTGAAATAACAATTAAGGATAAGAATGGAAATATAAGTGGAAAAGAGGAAATTTCATTTAAAGTAAAAGAAGGGGTCAGGTCTCAACATTTGACATTTGATGAAAGAATTGGTTGTAAAAACTTTAAAAAAGTAAATGTCAAATGTTGAGACTTGACCCCTATGGGAGGTAATGAATGAAAAATTTAAAGAAAATTTTAATAAATATATTTTGTTTGTCTTTATTTATATTCATATTAATTTTTTTCACAATCTCACCCTATCTCTTCTCTCAGGCAGGTCTCGGAAAGGGAAGGATCTCCGGAATTGTTGTAGATGACACTGGAAACCCTATCGAGGGAGCATTGATTGTAGCCCAGAGCATCGAACACCAGACAAAACTTGATGCCAAATCAGAGAAAGATGGTTCATGGGCAATCGGAGGACTTGGTTCAGGAATCTGGCGAATCACAGCCACAAAAAATGGATACACAAGTTCATTCATTGAAATGAATGTTCATCAACTGCGCCAGAACCCTCCGATAACTTTCACATTAAAAAAGCTTCCTGGTGCTATAGCTCTTCAGGGAGACAAAGAGGCTTTTGATATGTTTGATAAAGGAAGTAAACTGCAGCAGGAAAAAAGATATGACGAATCCTTAGAGGTTTTCCAGGAGTTCTCCTTTAAATTTCCTGAAATTTACCAAGTTCATCTGAATGTCGGAAGTATCTATATGGAAAAGGGAGAGCTTGAAAAAGCCTGTCAGGAATTTCAATATGTTTTAAATAAAATTAAAGAAACACAGGGGGAGTATAAAAAAGATGAGGAGGCAGCAAGAAGGGCATTCACGGGTCTTGGAGAATGCGCCTTGAAAAAAGGTGATTTGGACGAAGCCCAGAAGAATTTTTCCAAAGCTCTGGAGATATCCCCAAAAGATTCTATTTTAGCTTACAACGTTGGAGAGATTTTCTTCTCCCATTCAAAAGTCGATGAAGCAATAAAATATTTTGATTTGGCTACAAAAATAAAGAAAGAATGGCCAAAACCTTATTTGAAACTTGGGTATTGTCATCTAAATAAAGCAGATTTTGAAAAATCAATAGAATTCTTTAAAAAATTTTTAGAATTGGACCCCCAAAAT
It includes:
- a CDS encoding tetratricopeptide repeat protein yields the protein MKNLKKILINIFCLSLFIFILIFFTISPYLFSQAGLGKGRISGIVVDDTGNPIEGALIVAQSIEHQTKLDAKSEKDGSWAIGGLGSGIWRITATKNGYTSSFIEMNVHQLRQNPPITFTLKKLPGAIALQGDKEAFDMFDKGSKLQQEKRYDESLEVFQEFSFKFPEIYQVHLNVGSIYMEKGELEKACQEFQYVLNKIKETQGEYKKDEEAARRAFTGLGECALKKGDLDEAQKNFSKALEISPKDSILAYNVGEIFFSHSKVDEAIKYFDLATKIKKEWPKPYLKLGYCHLNKADFEKSIEFFKKFLELDPQNPEAQNIRSIIAQLEKMKK